In a single window of the Leptolyngbyaceae cyanobacterium genome:
- the hslO gene encoding Hsp33 family molecular chaperone HslO encodes MADQLIRATAADGGIRAVGAITTRLTEEARRRHQLSYVASAALGRTMTSGLLLASSMKRPESRVNIRIKGNGPLGIVFVDAGLDGTVRGYVENPGVELPPNAKGKLDVGGAVGQEGFLYVVRDVGYGYPYSSTVELVSGEIGDDIANYLVTSEQTPSALVVGVFVEGGEVTAAGGILIQVLPKAARDEALIETLESRVGALSGFTPLLQAGKSLPEIFEQLLGDMGLVQLPEVQLLRFHCGCTNTRFISALKLLGEEELQDMIEKDDGAEATCHFCGEIYQASREQLARLIVDLRAES; translated from the coding sequence ATGGCCGATCAATTAATCCGCGCTACAGCAGCAGATGGAGGAATTCGTGCAGTTGGCGCAATTACAACCCGTTTAACGGAGGAAGCCAGACGCAGGCATCAACTTTCCTACGTAGCATCAGCTGCTTTGGGTCGCACGATGACATCTGGATTGTTATTAGCCTCCAGTATGAAGCGACCCGAATCGAGAGTGAATATTCGGATCAAGGGGAATGGCCCTTTAGGGATTGTATTTGTGGATGCTGGCTTGGATGGAACAGTCAGGGGTTATGTAGAGAATCCCGGTGTGGAATTGCCACCAAATGCGAAGGGAAAATTAGATGTAGGTGGAGCGGTAGGTCAAGAGGGATTTCTTTATGTAGTTAGAGATGTCGGATACGGTTATCCTTATTCCAGCACGGTCGAGCTAGTTTCCGGTGAAATTGGGGACGATATAGCTAATTATTTGGTGACTTCCGAACAAACGCCTTCTGCTTTAGTAGTTGGTGTATTTGTAGAGGGGGGCGAAGTAACGGCAGCTGGAGGAATATTAATCCAAGTTTTACCCAAGGCAGCCAGAGACGAAGCTTTAATCGAAACTTTGGAATCTAGGGTAGGAGCTTTATCAGGTTTTACTCCTTTGTTACAAGCTGGTAAAAGTTTGCCAGAAATTTTCGAGCAATTGTTGGGAGATATGGGGCTGGTGCAATTACCAGAGGTACAATTGCTACGCTTTCATTGTGGCTGTACTAACACTCGTTTTATCAGTGCTCTCAAGTTGCTTGGCGAAGAAGAACTGCAAGACATGATTGAAAAAGATGATGGTGCGGAAGCTACTTGCCATTTTTGTGGAGAAATTTATCAAGCTAGTAGAGAGCAACTGGCTAGATTGATTGTAGATTTAAGGGCTGAGTCCTGA